CTTCGTCGTCTTCGTCCCCTTGCTCGACCTCCCGTCCGTTTCCCGGTTTCCGAATGCCCACTCCGACCAAAACCCTAGCTGCTTCGTGAAGGCGGAGGGGAGGAGATGGCGGCAGCGGATGGGAGCGGCGGCGACTACCGGGCCAGGGGCGGCGGCGTTGGCGGTCGGATTGACCGGCTGGTGGTGGAGAACTTCAAGTCGTACAAGGGCGAGCAGACGATTGGGCCCTTCGTCGACTTCACCGCCATCATCGGCCCTAACGGCGCCGGCAAGTCGAACCTGATGGACGCCATCAGCTTCGTGCTGGGCGTGCGCTCAGCGCACCTTCGCGGCGCGCAGCTCAAGGACCTCATCTACGCCCTCGACGACCGCGACAAGGAGGCCAAGGGCCGCAGGGCTTCCGTCCGCCTCTTCTACCGCCAATCCAACCAGGAGGAGCTCTGCTTCACGCGCAGCATcaccggcggtggcggcggcagtGAGTACCGCATCAACGGCAGCCCAGTCACCTGGGACCAGTACAACGCCAAGCTCAGATCCCTCGGCATCCTCGTCAAGGCCCGCAACTTCCTCGTCTTTCAGGTCTCTCCATTTATTCCCTTCGTCATTGTATATTCCTGATTTAAACAGTCTCGGGTTTAATTAGGGCAGGGAAACTGTCCATTTGCACTGCAGGGTGATGTGGAATCCATCGCCTCCAAGAACCCCAAGGAGCTCACCGCTCTCCTGGAGCAGATCTCAGGCTCTGATGAGCTTAGGAGGGAGTATGACGAGCTGGAGGAGCAGAAAGCCAGGGCCGAAGAGAAGTCTGCGCTTGTCTATCAAGAGAAAAGGACCATTGTCATGGAGCGGAAGCAGAAGAAGGCACAAAAAGAGGAGGCAGAGAAGCATCTACGCCTTCAGCAGGACCTGGTCTGATATTCTTTGTGTGACCTTCGCATGCAGCTTAATTAATTTCTTCATGTTAATTATGTTGTCTCCTTGATTTTTTCCCCCAGAAACTGTTGAAGACAGAGCATTACCTTTGGCAACTCTATACCATCGAAAAAGACATCGAGAAAGTTGAAGCTGAGCTTGTGGAGGATAGAGAGTCTCTTCAGCAAGTGCAGGAAGAGAATCGATCCAGTGACTATGAACTGACTACAAAAAAGAAGGAGCAAAGTGTATTTCTCAAGAAAATGACAGTGTGTGAGAGGAATATAGCCAGGAAAAAGCTTGAATTTGACAAGAAGGTAAGTGCTTTTTAGTTCACTCGCTTGCAGTCTCACTTCACCAAAACTTGCATTGTGGAATTGTATGTATGGGCTACTTAGGAAGAATCATTATCATACTTCTTTCACTGAAATTGCTTACTTCTTCTGTACAACTGATTAATTGCATCATTCTAAGTTGCAATATTCTGTTCATGCTGTATCAAGGGTTTAGTAGGTCTCTCAACCGCATCCCTATATTGCCCACTCAACCTTCTGCTCACTTGTCCATGCCATGCATGTGGATGGCACACCCAACCTTCCGCTCACCACCTAGCATCCCTCTAGTATTTCAGCAAATACATATCTTTTTATGAGCTTAAGTCTTATAGGATTTTTACATGTTTTGGATGGGTCCAGTGATAGACTGATAGGCCAATACAATCAAAATGCTTTGTTGTTGATGATAATAATGGACTCAATGATAACATGATATGCTACCATTTAATATTCTTTTAGCTTAACTCTTGAGTAATGTCCTTGTTACTTAATGATTTGGCTGTTTTTATAAAATCATGTTCATTGTGGTATTGctgaatattttttctgcttctAATTTATGATTATTGCTAGAGATCCTTTATGATAATAGCTGAAAGAGGAGTCTTGTCCTATAGAATTTTAAGTGCTGCTACTGGATATACTAATTACTAATAAAAACTATATATTGTAATTGTATCTCTATTTTCAGCAACCTGAGCTTCTTAAATTGAGAGAGCAAATATCTCGGCTCAAATCAAAAATCAAAAGTTGCAAGAAAGAGATTGACAAAAAGAAGGATGATCACAAAAAACATCTGGGAGAGTTGAGAAGGCTGCAAAGTGATCTGGTTGAGGTCACAGAAGCTATTGAGGAATTGAATGAGCAAGGACAAGATAAAAGTGGAAAACTGCTATTAGCTGACGACCAACTCCAGGAGTATCATAGAATGTGAGTGTGACCAGACATCTTATGCGCAGTCTTGATTTTATATTTAGTCCATCTTAGGCATCAGTGCATATTCGGTGTATTATTATTCGAGAGAATTATTTCCATGGCCCTGAAAAAAGCTCGGCTTACTTTCTTGACCCTTTATTTTTGAACTTACCAGTTTGGCCTGAAAGCTATCTTTAGTTTCTTATAATTTTAGGTGTTAAGCCAAGTGGGAAATGACGATTTTACCCCTGAGTGAAAAATGACTCAGTGTAGAGTTCAGTTTGTCTGTGTTTAATTTTGAGGAATAGTTCAAATGGTTTAAGGTTGTCATAGCACTTAAAATTCTGTAGGACAAGACTCCTCTTTCAGCTATTATTATCAAGGATCTCTAGCAATAATCATAAATTAAAAGCATAAAATATATTCAGCAACACAacatactatcaacaccattaccCTAACATTGGAGCTgtgaggaaagaaaaggaaaagaggAAATGGAGCTTATCCCCTCTTTTAAAATCCCATTTCTGGGCTGTGGAAGGGGAAGACAGGTGGATTTAAAATCCCAGTGCTTCTAACTTAGCTAGGAACTAGGCCTGCATAGGTGGTCTATTCTGAAAGGTGGAATAGCCTGTTTCCTCCATTAGTTTTGAAGCAGTAATTGAATTCAGGCCTAGATTTTGCTCCACATCGAACCATGAACAAGAAAAGGCATGAGAGAAATATTGGCTAGTAATTCTGTTTTGTGAAGCCCCAATTCTTAACTGGAATGAACACTGAAGGACTCTGCCCTCCCTCTATTTATCCAGGAGATGGAAAGGCACTTCTCTCGTTTTTTTCTGTTAtattttctcctttttttttaattttgaggAATCACTAATAGAATTCAACCATCTGGGCGACCATATGCACAATACAACATGGAGTTGTATGCTGCATTCGGGAAGGATGAAACACTCCTGAAAAGGAGCCTATTCATTCTCTCCCAATTGGCTGGATCGTAGGGCTGGTGAtttaaccccccccccccccccccccccccaaaattcatttgatttggtACGTATTTGCTGAGTCAACGGGTTGATCCCCTTTCAGCAGGTGtttgatgtgtgtgtgtgtgtgtgggaggggggggggggggggctgaaTGGTGAGTAGGGACGGGGTTATCCCTAAGGGGAATATGCCTCTCAGATTTGGAATATCCCTGTCCTGTGAAAGTGAAGGGACGGATTTGTTCCCTTTGGATGCTTTCATCTTCCATCAGGACTGGATAGGGCGGAGCTTGGGCGCAGGATGAAGACATGGCTCTAGTATGGGCTATAGGCGCTGGCATGGTGCCGAACCACAAGCAGCACGGATGAGGCGACTGGCTGGTGCTCTGACACGATGTGGCCCCTGTGCACGGTGTGAGTGACATGGTTTGCATATGCGAGAGGTTCAGCTATGAATAATCAAAATAAACAATTGAAGAGCCTACCTTGGTCTTTTACAGCACCTAAGTGGCCTCTTAACACTTTATTTGTGGGCCCACAGTGGTTTTGTGGCTACGCAACACTTGAACTGAAAAATATCTACACAACACTTGTACTAAAAAATATCATGCTTATCAAGGTAGCTGTTGAGTTTTCAGTATTTGATAACCACAAGTTTCTGGATACACAACCATCTCTTTGACATGATTTTGGGTTTGCTTTGTTAAAATTAACAAATATTAATTGGCCTTTTCCTCAGTAGCTCGCTCCATAACTGCTTTTGCCAATCATGACTAAAACAAATAACTTCAAACTTCTTATCCCACCATTTCCATTTATTATTCCTCTGGCTTCAATGCCATCCTGACTTCACTTACTTTTGTTACAGTAAGGAGGATGCAGGAATGAAGACAGCAAAGCTAAGAGATGAGAAGGAAGTTATAGACAAAAAATTAAATGCTGATGTTGAAGCAAAAAAGAATTTAGTGGAGAACTTGCAGCAGCTGGAAAGCCGCAAGGACGAGATATCATCACAAGAGCGTGAACTGCAGACAAAACTTAACAAGATTCTCCATTCTATCCCCAAGCTAGAAAATGAGCTCACACACTTGCATGAGGAACACGACAAAATTGCAAAGGAACGCCAAACTTCAGGGTTAGTCTATACCAAATTCGTTGATTTTTTGATATGGTGTAGCTTCAAGTCCTTTGGCACAAGTTTTCCTTCACTATCAATATGTTTTTAATTCTCAATACACTTATTAACATGTTTTGTGCAGATCTAGGTACCAAAATCTGAAGCAGAGGGTGGATGAAATAGAAACAAAACTACGGGAGCTTAAAGCTGACAAGCGTGAAAATGAGCGTGATGCTCGATTAAAAGAAACTGTTGTAACTCTAAAGCGGCTATTCCCTGGAGTCCATGGCCGCATGCTTGAACTTTGCAGGCCCTCACAGAAGAAATATAATCTTGCTGTTACTGTTGCCATGGGGAAATTCATGGATGCAGTTGTAGTGGAAGACGAGAACACTGGAAAGGAATGCATTAAGGTGCTCTTTCACAATTTTTGTTGCTAATTCTTCTACTCTTGTTTACTACAGCACTCAATCAGAGTACTTTTTCTTTGTTGCTTAATCCAAAATGCACTTTCTAGAAATATTGAACCTCTTAAATGGAATGAAATGCCCAACCCCTCATACTTGTTTGGGATGATATAAAAGGCCTAAACGCCTATATTTTTGTGATGCACTAACTCATATAGTCATGTGGATGTGAATAAATAACCCTTAGATGGATCCATATTTTTTGTTGAGATTGCAGTATCGCGCATCCTCATGTCCATTTGCATCATGCCAATGCAAATCTCATACAACGGAAATTTATGAAGTCATACATATTTAAAATGACTGTCTTTGGAGTCCTTGTTTAAATCTAGTGTGTAAAGTTTTACGGTGTCACATTGGCTGTCACATGAGGGTATTAAATCGAGTGTTTGATAGTAATAATGAAACAAATTACAGAAGTCCTCAATACTCcacgagacgaatttattaaagCCTAATTaacctgtcattagcatatgtttaCTGTAGCACCACATTgtcaaatcatggactaattcggcttaaaaaattcgtctcgcaaaataGCCGCaatctgtgcaattagttattttttagtctatatttaatactccatgtatgtgtccaaacatcCGATGGGGATAGGGAGTAAACTTTAGgaggaggaactaaacaaggccgactaCATTATTTTCAAGAGGCAGCTGAACACAATTTTATCATTGCTACTCTATGTTAGTAAGGTAGTTATACTTATATATGTCTTAATGAAATATGCTTTCCTTTTGTATTTATCCATTCTGTTCTGCCTGCTGCATTCAAACTTCTGTTCTGCCTACAGCATTCAAACTTATATTCTTTCCTGCCTTTGCATTTAAACTTTCTGGCTAGACATAAGTTTAAATGAGTTACTTTATGTTCTGTGTGCTACAGTATCTGAAGGAGCACCGGGATCCTCCACAGACATTTATTCCCTTGCAATCAGTTCGTGTGAAGCCAATAATTGAGAAGCTGCGAACTCTTGGTGGATCTGCGCAGTTAGTTTTTGATGTCATTCAATATCCTTTTTTTAAAGTTGGCTTCTTGCTGtgtaaattataaattattgtatttatttattttttgcagATGAATTATTTTGAGTAGTCAAATCAAATGTCTATATTCTAGATGAACGTATATTTATGCACAGTACAGTAGTCTTGAAGCCATGCATATTAGATGTATTCTTGTTGTGTATATTATATATCTTTAATGCCCTCAAGAATTTTCGAAGTGGTTCAGTACCCATGCTGATGCTAATGAGTGCAGATGCCCAACGTTTCAAACATTTACCTGTTTCCCTACCATTGCTCAAAGTAATGCTGTTGTGAATTAATCTCTCACCATGTAAGTGTAGATACATTTGAAAGATTCACTGCTGATTTTTTGCTTCTGACCTGATCACTTTCATCAAATGTGCTATCCATCTTTTGCCTATATCTAGGCAATCTCTTGTTGATAAAGCTCCTCTACTGTATTTGCTAAAAGATGTGAATGCATCTGTCAGTAGGGAAAGATTTGTGTTTCCATGCCTTGAAACATGTACTTCATTCCTACTATTGCCTAAAATGTAAAATCATCATATTTTTGTGAATTAATCTCTCAACATAACAATGTATTTATGATTTCCATCAAATGTGATATCTGTCGTCTGCCCATATATTCATCCACTTTCTAGTAAtattttcttctaattttgtaCGAAGACATAGTTGCAACCTTTCACTAAGCCTTGCCCTTAGTTTTATTGTGCATGATTGCCTGCCCACTTGTGATTTTGCATTCTTTTTTGCAATAGTAGCTCATGGAGAAAAGTTAATGGCTCTTAAACTATACCAATTTTCTTGACATGTTGATTTTTGTACcttaacattgtacttttgaccGAGTTTTGGAGAAAGCAGTTCTGTATGCTGTTGGAAATACACTTGTCTGTGATAAACTTGATGAAGCTAAAGCCTTAAGTTGGAGTGGTGAAAGGTATAAAGGTAAGGGCATATATCTTGTGCTTATTCTGAGGCAACAAATTTTCTTGTTTGGTTCTTTTTATGCTTATTGTGATATACAATGTGTTGCATTTAGTTGTTACTGTTGATGGGATTCTGCTGACTAAATCTGGAACGATGACTGGTGGAACAAGTGGGGGGATGGAAGCTAGATCAAACAAATGGGATGACAGTGCAATAGAATGTCTGTATTATGCAATCCCTTTATTACATATTAAAATATGTGTGCTATTTGGCAATGTCTTACTAGCTCTTCTTGCAATTTATATTACAGCTTTGAAGAAGAACAAAAATAAGTTGGAAACTGAAATGTCAGAACTTGGTTCCCCCAGGGAGCTGCAGAGAAAGGAGCTTGCCATATCTGAGAAAATAACTGGACTTGAGAAAAAGTTGCACTACTCGAATGTTGAACAGGTTGGTTTGACTAATAAACCAGATAATGATTGATGATTTTTCCCCCATCATCTGAGTGAGTAAGAAAGTACTTTAACCTGTGGTGGAGGAAATTTCTTAGAGGGCAAGTCTATTTGACTCCATCTCATTTTTTCAGCTATTTGTTCAGTATGGCTCTTGGTCTTGGATATCGTTCCCTGTCTAAAGAAAAATACTTTTACGTGGTTTTAGCCTGAGTTGCCTGGGAAACATGACttgccaaattgatttctattgCCAATTATCTCTCTCCCTGCTAACTAATGTTTTTGTCCACTACTTCTAGCTTTGTATAGGGATCCTAGGCCAATGCTAGGTTCTCTCTGTCTCCCTTGCTCCCTCCCTTTGTGATGCTTCTCTGTATTAATCCATTGTTGAGACTCTTTTAAATTGAATCATTTGTGC
This window of the Sorghum bicolor cultivar BTx623 chromosome 7, Sorghum_bicolor_NCBIv3, whole genome shotgun sequence genome carries:
- the LOC8056915 gene encoding structural maintenance of chromosomes protein 1, translated to MAAADGSGGDYRARGGGVGGRIDRLVVENFKSYKGEQTIGPFVDFTAIIGPNGAGKSNLMDAISFVLGVRSAHLRGAQLKDLIYALDDRDKEAKGRRASVRLFYRQSNQEELCFTRSITGGGGGSEYRINGSPVTWDQYNAKLRSLGILVKARNFLVFQGDVESIASKNPKELTALLEQISGSDELRREYDELEEQKARAEEKSALVYQEKRTIVMERKQKKAQKEEAEKHLRLQQDLKLLKTEHYLWQLYTIEKDIEKVEAELVEDRESLQQVQEENRSSDYELTTKKKEQSVFLKKMTVCERNIARKKLEFDKKQPELLKLREQISRLKSKIKSCKKEIDKKKDDHKKHLGELRRLQSDLVEVTEAIEELNEQGQDKSGKLLLADDQLQEYHRIKEDAGMKTAKLRDEKEVIDKKLNADVEAKKNLVENLQQLESRKDEISSQERELQTKLNKILHSIPKLENELTHLHEEHDKIAKERQTSGSRYQNLKQRVDEIETKLRELKADKRENERDARLKETVVTLKRLFPGVHGRMLELCRPSQKKYNLAVTVAMGKFMDAVVVEDENTGKECIKYLKEHRDPPQTFIPLQSVRVKPIIEKLRTLGGSAQLVFDVIHFDRVLEKAVLYAVGNTLVCDKLDEAKALSWSGERYKVVTVDGILLTKSGTMTGGTSGGMEARSNKWDDSAIESLKKNKNKLETEMSELGSPRELQRKELAISEKITGLEKKLHYSNVEQNNLRGKLAKLASERSNIEAEIKRLKPGEEELETRIAEREAEVRKLEKKINDIVDKVYRDFSISVGVKNIREYEERQLKDVQALQERKLSLSNQMSKLKYQLEYEQKRDMQAPIVKLTETHESLEKELKGLQERESGAKAEEKHILTQMEELKTEADDWKAKSDECEKVIDELKEQNGNVASTLAKLDRQVKSKEAQLAQLISRQREVHEKCELEQLKLPTVNDPMDTGTSSQEPILDYSQLSKSHLQDIRPSERDKHEAEFKKRTGVLLADIERTAPNLKALDQYDALQRKEKEVTERFEAARKEEREIADKYNSVKQRRYELFMEAFDHISKGIDKIYKQLTKSHTHPLGGTAYLNLENEDEPFLHGIKYTAMPPTKRFRDMEQLSGGEKTVAALALLFAIHSFRPSPFFILDEVDAALDNLNVAKVAGFIRSKSCDRVADEQGSDGACGFQSIVISLKDSFYDKAEALVGVYRDSERSCSSTLTFDLRKYREA